A single genomic interval of Orcinus orca chromosome 19, mOrcOrc1.1, whole genome shotgun sequence harbors:
- the UNC119 gene encoding protein unc-119 homolog A, producing the protein MKVKKGGGGGAGTGVEPAPGASGRSVETKTELQAESESGSESEPEAGPGPRPGPLQRKQQIGPEDVLGLQRITGDYLCSPEENIYKIDFVRFKIRDMDSGTVLFEIKKPPASERLPINPRDLDPNAGRFVRYQFTPAFLRLRQVGATVEFTVGDKPVNNFRMIERHYFRNQLLKSFDFHFGFCIPSSKNTCEHIYDFPPLSEELINEMIRHPYETQSDSFYFVDDRLVMHNKADYSYSGTP; encoded by the exons ATGAAGGTGAAgaagggcggcggcggcggggccgggACGGGGGTGGAGCCCGCTCCAGGGGCCTCGGGCCGGAGCGTGGAGACCAAGACGGAGCTGCAGGCGGAATCCGAATCCGGGTCCGAGTCGGAGCCGGAGGCAGGCCCGGGGCCCAGGCCGGGGCCGCTGCAGAGGAAGCAGCAGATCGGGCCGGAGGACGTGCTGGGGCTGCAGCGGATCACGGGCG ACTACCTGTGCTCCCCTGAGGAGAATATCTACAAGATTGACTTCGTCAGGTTCAAGATTCGGGACATGGATTCAGGCACTGTTCTCTTTGAAATCAAGAAGCCCCCAGCCTCAG AGCGGTTGCCCATCAACCCACGGGACCTGGACCCCAATGCTGGGCGCTTTGTCCGCTACCAGTTCACGCCTGCCTTCCTCCGCCTGAGGCAGGTGGGAGCCAC CGTGGAGTTCACAGTGGGAGACAAGCCTGTCAACAACTTCCGCATGATTGAGAGGCACTACTTCCGCAACCAGCTGCTCAAAAGCTTTGACTTCCACTTTGGCTTCTGCATCCCCAGCAGCAAGAACACCTGCGAGCACATCTATGATTTCCCCCCTCTCTCTGAGGAGCTGA TCAACGAGATGATTCGTCACCCATATGAAACACAGTCTGACAGCTTCTACTTCGTGGATGACCGGCTGGTGATGCACAACAAAGCAGACTATTCCTACAGCGGGACGCCCTGA
- the PIGS gene encoding GPI transamidase component PIG-S, giving the protein MAAPGAAATDLEVVRGKRAALFFAAVVIVLGLPLWWKTTETYRAPLPYSQISGLNSLQLRLMVPVTVVFTQESVPLDDQEKLPFTVVHEREIPLKYKLKIKCRFQKAYRRALDHEEEALSLGSIQEAETMFAEPSEQAEGSLTVYVISEHSSLLPQDMMSYIGPKRMAVVRGIMHREAFNIIGHRVIQVAQAMSLTEDVLAAALADHLPEDKWSSDKRRPLKSSLGYEITFSLLNPDPKSHDVHWDIEGAVRRYVQPFLNALRAVGNFSVDSQILYYAVLGVNPRFDPASSSYYLAAHSLPHVINPVESRLGSSAASLYPVLNFLLYVPELAHSPLYIQDKDGAPVATNAFHSPRWGGIMVYNVDPKAYNGSELPVRVKVDMVRVMEVFLAQLRLLFGIAQPQLPPKCLFSGPKSEGIMSWELDRLLWARSVENLATATTTLTSLAQLLGKISNIVIKDDVASEVYRAVAAVQKAAEELASGHLASAFVASQEAVTSSERAFFDPSLLHLLYFPDDQKFAIYIPLFLPMAVPILLSLFKIFLETRKSWKKPEKID; this is encoded by the exons ATGGCGGCCCCGGGGGCCGCAGCTACAGACCTAG AGGTGGTTCGAGGCAAGCGCGCCGCTCTCTTCTTCGCCGCGGTGGTCATCGTGCTGGGGCTGCCGCTCTGGTGGAAGACCACGGAGACCTACCGGGCCCCATTGCCTTACTCCCAGATCAGTGGGCTGAATTCCCTGCAG CTCCGGCTCATGGTGCCGGTCACTGTCGTGTTTACCCAGGAATCAGTGCCATTGGACGACCAGGAAAAGCTGCCCTTCACCGTTGTGCATGAGAGAGAGATCCCTCTGAAGT aCAAATTGAAAATCAAATGCCGTTTCCAGAAGGCCTATCGGAGGGCTTTGGATCATGAGGAGGAAGCCCTGTCATTGGGCAGTATACAAG AGGCAGAAACCATGTTTGCTGAGCCATCGGAGCAAGCAGAGGGCTCCCTGACAGTGTACGTGATCTCTGAACACTCCTCACTTCTCCCTCAG GACATGATGAGCTACATTGGGCCCAAGAGGATGGCAGTTGTGCGGGGGATAATGCACCGGGAGGCCTTTAACATCATTGGCCACCGTGTAATCCAAGTAGCCCAGGCCATGTCTTTGACTGAGGACGTGCTTGCTGCAGCCTTGGCTGACCACCTCCCAGAGGACAAGTGGAGCTCTGATAAGAGGCGGCCTCTCAAGTCCAGCTTGG GCTATGAAATCACCTTCAGTTTACTCAACCCTGACCCCAAGTCCCATGACGTCCACTGGGACATCGAGGGGGCTGTCCGGCGCTACGTGCAGCCCTTCCTGAATGCCCTCAGAGCTGTGGGCAACTTCTCTGTGGACTCTCAG ATCCTTTACTACGCAGTGTTGGGGGTAAACCCCCGCTTTGACCCAGCTTCCTCCAGCTATTACTTGGCCGCACACAGCCTCCCCCATGTCATCAACCCAGTGGAGTCCCGGCTGG GATCCAGCGCTGCCTCCCTTTACCCGGTGCTCAACTTTCTACTCTATGTTCCTGAGCTTGCCCACTCCCCGCTGTACATTCAGGACAAGGATGGGGCTCCAGTGGCCACCAACGCCTTCCACAGCCCCCGCTGGGGTGGCATTATG GTATACAATGTGGACCCCAAAGCCTACAATGGCTCGGAGCTGCCAGTGAGAGTCAAGGTGGACATGGTGCGGGTGATGGAGGTGTTCCTGGCTCAGCTGCG GCTACTCTTCGGGATTGCTCAGCCCCAGTTGCCTCCAAAATGCCTGTTTTCAGGGCCTAAGAGTGAAGGGATAATGAGCTGGGAGCTGGACCGGCTGCTCTGGGCTCGGTCAGTGGAGAACCTGGCCACAGCTACCACCACTCTCACTTCCCTGGCCCAGCTTCTCGGCAAGATCAGCAACATTGTCATCAAGGACGATGTGGCATCTGAG GTGTACAGGGCTGTAGCTGCAGTCCAGAAGGCAGCGGAGGAGTTGGCCTCTGGGCACCTGGCTTCTGCCTTCGTTGCCAGCCAGGAAGCTGTGACATCCTCAGAGCGTGCCTTTTTTGATCCCTCGCTCCTCCACCTCCTCTATTTCCCTGATGACCAGAAGTTTGCCATCTACATCCCACTCTTCCTGCCTATGGCTGTGCCCATCCTCTTGTCCCTGTTCAAGATCTTCCTGGAGACTCGCAAGTCCTGGAAAAAGCCTGAGAAGATAGACTGA
- the ALDOC gene encoding fructose-bisphosphate aldolase C: protein MPHSYPALSAEQKKELSDIALRIVAPGKGILAADESVGSMAKRLSQIGVENTEENRRLYRQVLFSADDRVKKCIGGVIFFHETLYQKDDNGVLFARTIQDKGIVVGIKVDKGVVPLAGTDGETTTQGLDGLSERCAQYKKDGADFAKWRCVLKISERTPSALAILENANVLARYASICQQNGIVPIVEPEILPDGDHDLKRCQYVTEKVLAAVYKALSDHHVYLEGTLLKPNMVTPGHACPIKYSPEEIAMATVTALRRTVPPAVPGVTFLSGGQSEEEASLNLNAINQCPLPRPWALTFSYGRALQASALNTWRGQRDNAGAATEEFIKRAEVNGLAAQGKYEGSGEDGGAAAQSLYVANHAY, encoded by the exons ATGCCCCACTCGTACCCAGCCCTTTCTGCTGAGCAGAAAAAGGAGTTGTCCGACATTGCCCTCCGGATTGTGGCCCCAGGCAAAGGCATTCTGGCCGCAGATGAGTCTGTAG GCAGCATGGCCAAGCGGCTGAGCCAAATTGGGGTGGAGAACACAGAGGAGAACCGCCGGTTGTACCGTCAGGTCCTATTCAGTGCCGATGACCGTGTGAAGAAGTGCATCGGAGGTGTCATATTCTTCCATGAGACACTCTACCAGAAAGATGATAATGGTGTCCTCTTCGCCCGTACCATCCAGGATAAGGGCATTGTCGTGGGCATCAAG GTTGACAAGGGTGTAGTGCCTCTAGCCGGGACTGATGGAGAAACCACCACTCAAG GGCTGGATGGTCTCTCGGAACGCTGTGCCCAGTACAAGAAGGATGGCGCTGACTTCGCCAAGTGGCGCTGCGTGCTGAAAATCAGTGAACGCACGCCCTCAGCACTTGCCATTCTGGAGAATGCCAACGTGCTGGCCCGCTATGCCAGCATCTGCCAGcag AATGGCATTGTGCCTATTGTGGAACCTGAGATCCTGCCTGATGGAGACCATGACCTCAAACGTTGCCAGTATGTTACAGAGAAG GTCCTGGCTGCAGTGTACAAGGCCCTGAGTGACCATCACGTGTACCTGGAGGGGACCCTGCTCAAGCCCAACATGGTGACCCCTGGCCATGCCTGTCCCATTAAGTATAGCCCAGAGGAGATCGCCATGGCAACTGTCACTGCCCTGCGTCGCACTGTGCCCCCAGCTGTCCCAG GAGTGACCTTTCTGTCTGGGGGTCAGAGTGAAGAGGAGGCATCTCTCAACCTCAATGCTATCAACCAATGCCCCCTTCCCCGGCCCTGGGCCCTCACCTTCTCCTATGGGCGTGCCCTGCAGGCCTCTGCACTCAACACCTGGCGAGGGCAACGGGATAATGCTGGAGCCGCCACTGAGGAGTTCATCAAGCGGGCCGAG GTGAATGGCCTTGCGGCCCAGGGCAAGTATGAAGGCAGCGGAGAAGATGGTGGAGCGGCAGCACAATCCCTCTACGTTGCCAACCACGCCTACTGA